The Mytilus galloprovincialis chromosome 4, xbMytGall1.hap1.1, whole genome shotgun sequence genome contains a region encoding:
- the LOC143071293 gene encoding uncharacterized protein LOC143071293 isoform X1, translating to MLCEMNEIKQTRELNYDLPFGKASQTAKRFEVEELTPQPLNGSPTADLLYDQSASQDLFATQENIFVNRPIFSQTDSAQLGIKCGKMVSRESMNQKKPKDDTEGSFSKKHIKTLPANFISLDNSDLPHPKHLFRKKRTKRLQAPKVIKKDLNDNLKNSVNGHIQQLRSKLAHRVTVNTSLALEQDEKLSSKINFSPEGQSLPLDYSNNENSDQSPFLKFDNECLPHKSETWDELNVSLYQRWMTDVSYTEEE from the exons ATGTTGTGTGAgatgaatgaaataaaacagacaagAGAGTTAAACTATGATCTACCGTTTGGAAA AGCTTCACAGACTGCAAAAAGATTTGAAGTGGAGGAGTTAACACCCCAACCTTTAAATGGAAGTCCTACTGCTGATTTATTGTATGACCAATCAGCTTCACAAGATTTATTTGCAACAcaagaaaatatatttgtaaaccG ACCTATTTTCAGCCAGACCGATAGTGCACAGCTTGGAATA AAGTGTGGAAAGATGGTTTCAAGAGAAAGCATGAATCAAAAGAAGCCTAAGGATGATACAGAAGGATCATTTAGCAAAAAGCATATTAAAACATTGCCTGCTAATTTCATATCCCTAGACAACAGTGATTTACCTCATCCAAAACATTTGTTTAGAAA aaaaagaacaaaaagacTCCAAGCACCAAAAGTCATTAAAAAagatttgaatgataatttaaaaaattctgtGAATGGACACATACAACAGTTAAGATCAAAGTTAGCTCACAG GGTTACAGTTAATACAAGCCTAGCATTGGAACAAGATGAGAAACTTTCTTCAAAG ATCAATTTCTCTCCTGAAGGACAGAGCTTACCATTGGACTATAGTAATAATGAAAACTCAGATCAATCTCCATTTTTGAAGTTTGATAATGAATGTTTACCTCACAAATCTGAAACATGGGACGAATTAAATGTGTCACTTTATCAAAGATGGATGACAGATGTCTCTTATACTGAGGAGGAATGA
- the LOC143071293 gene encoding uncharacterized protein LOC143071293 isoform X2: MLCEMNEIKQTRELNYDLPFGKASQTAKRFEVEELTPQPLNGSPTADLLYDQSASQDLFATQENIFVNRQTDSAQLGIKCGKMVSRESMNQKKPKDDTEGSFSKKHIKTLPANFISLDNSDLPHPKHLFRKKRTKRLQAPKVIKKDLNDNLKNSVNGHIQQLRSKLAHRVTVNTSLALEQDEKLSSKINFSPEGQSLPLDYSNNENSDQSPFLKFDNECLPHKSETWDELNVSLYQRWMTDVSYTEEE, encoded by the exons ATGTTGTGTGAgatgaatgaaataaaacagacaagAGAGTTAAACTATGATCTACCGTTTGGAAA AGCTTCACAGACTGCAAAAAGATTTGAAGTGGAGGAGTTAACACCCCAACCTTTAAATGGAAGTCCTACTGCTGATTTATTGTATGACCAATCAGCTTCACAAGATTTATTTGCAACAcaagaaaatatatttgtaaaccG CCAGACCGATAGTGCACAGCTTGGAATA AAGTGTGGAAAGATGGTTTCAAGAGAAAGCATGAATCAAAAGAAGCCTAAGGATGATACAGAAGGATCATTTAGCAAAAAGCATATTAAAACATTGCCTGCTAATTTCATATCCCTAGACAACAGTGATTTACCTCATCCAAAACATTTGTTTAGAAA aaaaagaacaaaaagacTCCAAGCACCAAAAGTCATTAAAAAagatttgaatgataatttaaaaaattctgtGAATGGACACATACAACAGTTAAGATCAAAGTTAGCTCACAG GGTTACAGTTAATACAAGCCTAGCATTGGAACAAGATGAGAAACTTTCTTCAAAG ATCAATTTCTCTCCTGAAGGACAGAGCTTACCATTGGACTATAGTAATAATGAAAACTCAGATCAATCTCCATTTTTGAAGTTTGATAATGAATGTTTACCTCACAAATCTGAAACATGGGACGAATTAAATGTGTCACTTTATCAAAGATGGATGACAGATGTCTCTTATACTGAGGAGGAATGA